GGCACGCTAAGGTCCGTCACACGGTTGGCTGGCGTGGCTGCGCGGGTTGGGCCAGCGACCGCGCTGTTCCCCTCCCGGAAGGAAACCCCGTGACGGTTACCGAGCAGACCTCCCCCTCGCACTACGAACGTATCGGGGGCGCGGCCTCCGTGAAGACCGCGGTCGACCTGTTCTACGACCGGGTCCTGGCCGACCCGGAGCTGGCCGGCTACTTCTCCGGCGTGGACATGGCGCGGCAGCGCCGGCACCTGGCGTTGATGCTGACGGTGGTGCTGGGCGGTCCGAACGAGTACGCCGGTCGGGGGTTGGCCGAGGCGCACCAGCCGTTGGGTATCACCGTCGCGCACTACCAGCGCGTCGGGGCGCACCTGGTGGACACGCTCACCCAGTTGGGGGTGCCGGCGGACGTGCTGGACCACGTGGGCGTGGTGCTGGCGCAGGTGCAGGACCAGGTGGTGGCCGCCGGGAACCGTCCGGGCGTCTGAGCGTGGACGTCGCGCGGCTCAAGCAGAGCTGGCATCAGGTCGCGGCGTACGGTGACCAGGTTCCGCTCTATTTCTATTCGGCGTTGTTCCTGTCCCATCCGGAGACCCGGCAGATGTTCCCCACGAACATGGCCGGGCAGCGGGACCGGCTGGTCACGGCGCTGGGGCACATCGTGTCCCACGTGGACCAGGTCGACCGGCTGACGGGGTTCCTGGGGGATCTGGGCGCGGACCACCGCAAGTTCGCGGTGCGGCCGGAGCACTATCCCGCGGTGGGGGAGGCGTTGCTGGCGACGCTGCGGCACTTCCTCGGTGACCGGTGGACCGACGAGCTGGCCCGGGACTGGGCCGGCGCGTACGGGCTGGTGTCGCAGGTGATGATCGAGGCGGCGCAGGCCGCGGAGCAGGTCCACCCGCCGTGGTGGGTGGCGGAGATCGTCGGGCACGAGCGGCGCACGTTCGACGTGGCGGTGCTGACGGTGCGCCCGCAGTACCTGCTGCCGTTCGTCGCGGGCCAGTCGATCGGGGTGTCGCATCCGGCGGTGCGGGCGTGGCGGTACTACTCGCCGGCGAACGCGCCCCGCCCGGACGGCACCCTGGAGTTGCACGTGCGGGCGGCGCCCGGCGGGGTGGTCAGCTCCCGCCTGGTGTACGGGTGCGCGGTGGGCGACCACATCCATCTGGCGGCGCCGGTGGGGGAGCGGTTGACCCTGTGGCCGGCCGGCGGCGCGGATCTGCTGCTGTTGGCCGCCGGCACCGGGTGGGCGCCGGTGCGGGCGCTGGTGGAGCAGGTGGCGGCGGAGGGCGCCCGACGGCGGGTCGACCTGTACGTGGGGGCGCGGTCACGGACGGAGTTCTACGACACCGAGATGATCGACAAGTTGGCCGCGACGTACCCGTGGTTGACGGTGACGTACGTGGTGGGCGTGGATCCGCGGCGTCCGGGGGAGGTCGTGCAGGTGGTGGACCGGGCGTTGGCCGACGGTGACTGGCGGTCCCGGCACGTGTACGTGTGCGGTTCCGACGAGATGGTGGGCCGGGCGGCGCAGACGTTGGCGGCGGCGGGCTACCACGCCGGTCAGGTGCACCATGAGGGGCTGGGCCGGCACTGGTACGGCCCGGCGTGGCGGACGGCGGTGGATGCTTCCCCGGCGGGAGACGAGTCCGGAGGTGCCCGGTGAGCGCGACCCCGATGAGCGGCTACGACGGCGTGCAGGTGACGCCGCAGGTGCGGATGACCGCCGACCGGGTGCGCCGGTGGGAGTTCTCCTCGGCGTCGTTCACCCGCCGCGGCTACGACCACCAGGACGTGGACCGGTTCCGGATGCAGGTGGCCGACGAGCTGGATCTGCTGGCCGCGCAGTTGGCGACCCTGCGGGCGGAGAACGAGCGGCTCACCGATCGGGTGGAGCTGCACCGGCACGGGGTGATCCCGAACGCCGGTCCGGCGGCGCCGGCGGCGAAGGAGGTGAACCTGCTGTCGGCCGCGCAGCGGGAGGCGGAGCAGATCATCGCCCAGGCGCACGACTACGCGCGTCGGGTCGCCGAGTACGCGCGGATGCAGTACGACAGCTATCTGCAGGCGGCGGCGGAGGAGGCCCGGCAGGAGGCGGAGCGGGCGGTGCAGGACTACCGCCGTGCCGCCGGGCCGCAGTTCGACGACTCGGTGGCCACCCGGGAGGCGTTGCGCATCTACGGCGAGATGATGATCGCGCACATGCAGTCGGCGGCGCGGCAGCTCGACGACGGCAGCGACCATTTGGCGCGGACGATGCAGCGGCTGGCCGCCGGGCAGGCTCCGCCGGGCGGCCAGCCGCCGGCGGTGGGGCACGGCGGGCCGCCGGGCGGGCAGCAGCCGGCGGCGCTGCCCCGCCAGTACCACCCGCAGCGGTGACCCACCGGGCCGGGCCACGACCCGGTGGCCCGGCCCGGTGGTCGTGACGGGTCGGCTGAGGCAGCATGGACACGTGACGGAGCAGGTCGACGCCCTCGCCGCGCTGGTGGCCGGCGGTCAGGTGGTGGTGCTCAGCGGGGCCGGGTTGTCCACCGAGTCGGGCATCCCGGACTACCGGGGGCCGAGCGGGGTGGCGCGCCGGCACGCTCCGATGACGTACCAGACGTTCACCGGTGACCCGTCGGCGCGTCGGCGCTACTGGGCGCGCAGTCATCTGGGGTGGCGGCTGGTGGCGCGGGCGGCGCCGAACGACGGGCACCGGGCGGTGGCCCGTCTGCAGCGGGCCGGGCTGGTGGATTCGGTGATCACCCAGAACGTCGACGGGTTGCACACGGCGGCGGGCAGCCCGCGGGTGGTGGAGCTGCACGGCCGTCTCGACGAGGTGGTGTGTCTGGGGTGTGGCGCGCGCGGCGGCCGGGAGGAGCTGGACGGGCGGTTGCGGCGGGCCAACCCGGGGTTCGACGCGACGGTCACCGCCGTCAACCCGGACGGTGACGTGGATCTCACCGACGACGAGGTGGCCCGGTTCCGGCCGGTGGACTGCGCGTCCTGCGGCACGGGCATGCTGAAACCGGACGTGGTGTTCTTCGGCGAGTCTGTTCCGGCGACCCGGGTGGCCCGGTGTTTCGACCTGGTGGGCTCGGCGCGGCTGCTGCTGGTGCTGGGGTCGTCGTTGACGGTGATGTCGGGTCGCCGGTTCGTCACGTACGCGGCCAGACGCGGCATCCCGGTGGTGATCGTCAACCAGGGGGTCACCCGGGGCGACGGGTACGCGACGTTCACCGTGGACGCGCCGCTGGGCCGGCTGCTGCCGGCCCTGGCCGACCGGGTCACCGCCGCGGGCGCCCTGACCGCCCCGTAGGGGGCGTGGCGTGGGGCTCGACACGCGGCGGAAACACCGGCGCTGGTAGCGTTGACCATGCCGGTACCCACCCACGCGGGAGAGACCACCCGGATGTCACGGGTGGCGCCGAAGGGGCAACCCCTCCCCGGAACCTCTCAGGCAGAAGGACCGCGTGGGGCAGGCACTGTGGAGCGCCGTGCCCGGGCGTGACAGAGGGGGAGGCCGACCCGTCGACCTCACCTCCCGGGAGCGCAACCCATGACCGCAGCACCGTTCGCCGCCCGCCACATCGGCCCCGATCCGGACAGCGAGCGCCGGATGCTGGAGGCGGTGGGCTACGGCTCCGTCGAGGAGCTGATGGACGCGGCGATCCCCGAGGTGATCCGCTGGCACGGCGGCCTGGACCTGCCGGCGGCGGCCACCGAGCAGGAGGCGGTCGCCGAGCTGCGGGCCCTGGCCGCCCGCAACACCGTGGCCGTGTCGATGATCGGTCTGGGCTACCACGGCACGCACACCCCGGCGGTGATCCGCCGCAACGTGCTGGAGAACCCGGCCTGGTACACCGCGTACACCCCGTACCAGCCGGAGATCAGCCAGGGCCGGCTGGAGGCGCTGCTGAACTTCCAGACGATGGTCACCGACCTGACCGGTCTGGCCACCGCCAACGCGTCGATGCTCGACGAGGCCACCGCCGCGGCGGAGGCGATGACCCTGGCCCGGCGGGCCGCCAGGGCGACGAGCAACGTGTACGTCGTCGACGCGGACACCCTGCCGCAGACCCTGGCGGTGATCGTCGGTCGGGCCGAGCCGCTCGGCATCGACGTGCGGGTCCTCGACGTCGACGTCGACGATCTGCCGGAGCAGTTCTTCGGTCTGCACCTGCAGTACCCGGGCGCGGGTGGGGCGGTACGCGACCATGCCCGGCTGGTCGAGGCGGCACACGCGGTGGGCGCCCTGGTGACCGTCGCGGCGGACCTGCTGGCGTTGACGCTGCTGCGTCCGCCGGGTGAGATCGGCGCGGACGTGGCCGCCGGCACCACCCAGCGGTTCGGGGTGCCGATGGGGTTCGGCGGCCCGCACGCCGGCTACCTGGCGGTGCGGGCGGGCCTGGAGCGGATGCTGCCGGGCCGGCTGGTCGGGGTGTCCCGGGACGCCGCCGGCGACCCGGCGTACCGGTTGGCCCTGCAGACCCGTGAGCAGCACATCCGCCGGGAGAAGGCGACCAGCAACATCTGCACCGCGCAGGTGCTGCTGGCGGTGATGGCCGGCATGTACGCCGTCTACCACGGCCCGGACGGGCTGCGGGAGATCGCCCGCCGCACGCACGCCATGGCGGCGCGGCTGGCGGCCGGGTTGCGGGCCGGCGGGGTCGACGTGGCGCACGTGGCGTTCTTCGACACGGTGACCGCGTGGGCGCCGGGCCGGGCCGCCGCGGTGGTCGCGGCGGCGGGGGAGCGGGGGGTGAACCTGCGGCTGGTCGACGCCGACCGGGTCGGGGTGTCCTGCGACGAGACGACCACCGAGGCGCACCTGGGGGCGGTGTGGGCGGCGTTCGGGGTCGACGCGCCGCCGGCCGGGCAGCAGCCGCCGGACGCGCTGCCGGCCGGCCTGGTCCGCGACAGCGACTTCCTGACCCATCCGGTGTTCCACCGGCACCGCTCGGAGACGGCGATGCTGCGGTACCTGCGGCGGCTGGCCGACGCCGACTACGCGCTGGACCGGGGCATGATTCCGCTCGGGTCGTGCACGATGAAGCTGAACGCCACCACCGAGATGGAGCCGGTGTCCTGGCCGGAGTTCGCGCACCTGCACCCGTTCGCGCCGGCGGAGCAGACCGCCGGCTACCGGGAGCTGATCGCCCAACTGGAGCGTTGGCTGGCCGAGGTGACCGGCTACGACGCGGTGAGCGTACAACCCAACGCCGGCTCACAGGGGGAGCTGGCCGGTCTGCTGGCGATCCGCTCGTACCACCGCAGCCGCGGGCAGGGTCACCGTGACGTGTGTCTGATCCCGTCGTCGGCGCACGGCACCAACGCCGCGTCCGCGGTGATGGCGGGCATGCGGGTGGTGGTGGTCGGCTGCGACGCCGACGGTGACGTCGACCTGGCCGACCTGGACGCCAAGATCGACCAGCACCGGGCGGACCTGGCGGCGATCATGGTGACGTACCCGTCGACGCACGGCGTGTACGAGAGCGGCATCGCCGGGTTGTGCGCGAGGGTCCACGACGCCGGCGGCCAGGTGTACGTCGACGGCGCTAACCTCAACGCCCTGGTCGGCTACGCCAAACCGGGCCGGTTCGGGGCGGACGTGTCGCACCTGAACCTGCACAAGACGTTCTGCATCCCGCACGGCGGGGGCGGCCCCGGGGTGGGGCCGGTGGCGGTGCGGGCGCACCTGGCGCCGTTCCTGCCGGGGGACTCCCTGGCCGGCCCGGACCGCGACCGGCCGGCGGTGTCGGCGGCCCGGTACGGGTCGGCCGGGATCCTGCCGATCCCGTGGGCGTACCTGCGGATGATGGGCGCCGACGGCCTGACCCGGGCCACCGGCACGGCGGTGCTCGCGGCGAACTACGTGGCGGCCCGGCTGCGCGCCCACTACCCGGTGCTGTACGCCGGCAACAAGGGCCTGGTGGCGCACGAGTGCGTCCTGGACCTGCGGCCCCTGACGAAGGCGACCGGGGTCAGCGTCGACGACGTGGCGAAACGACTCGTCGACTACGGCTTCCACGCCCCGACGATGTCGTTCCCGGTGGCCGGCACCCTGATGGTGGAGCCCACCGAGAGCGAGGACCTCGCCGAGCTGGACCGCTTCTGCGCGGCGATGATCGCCATCCGCGCCGAGATCGACAAGGTCGCCTCGGGGCAGTGGCCGGCGGGGGACAACCCGCTGCGCAACGCCCCGCACACCGCGGCGATGGTGTCGGCCGACGAGTGGCCGCACCCGTACCCGCGGTCGGTGGGCGGCTACCCCGACGGCGTGGACCGCGCCGGCAAGTACTGGCCGCCGGTGCGTCGCGTCGACGGCGCGTACGGCGACCGGAACCTGGTGTGCGCGTGCCCGCCACCGGAGGCGTTCGCCGGGTGAGCGGCGCCGACCTCACCCCGCCCCGGCGCGGACAGGTCGGGGCGGGCGGCTAGCCTGTGCACCGGCGACGACGCCGGCGGGTCGACCAGGGGCAGGTCAGGCGACGAGGACGTGCCGGGCCGGCCCACGGTGCGGGGCGATGGTGCGGCCGTCGGGAAGCAGCTCGCCGGTGTCCTCGAACACGATCACCCCGTTGCAGAGCAGGCTCCAGCCCTGCTCGGGGAAACAGGCGAGGACACGGGCGGCTTCCCGGTCGGTCGCCTCAGCGGAGGGACAGGTGGGTTGGTGCTGGCACATCGGGTTCTCCGGGCTGTGGGGGAACTGTGTCATGGTTCACATGACCAGTGACGCACAGTACCAAGCCGACGGGCGCGGTATCGACAAGCAACCGACACCGTTCCCACGAAATCCGCTGAACGGATGAGGCAGCATGAGCCGGTCGGCGTGGAAACGCTCCCACAGCGGCTGATCGACGCCCCCGCCGCCCCCACCCACTGCCGACCCCACCTCGTCGAGCGGGCCCGACTCCAGTGGCACACCACCGACGGCGGCGACCCCGCCCGCCTCGCCCAGGACTTCCTCACCGCCCACGGCCTGCCCGTCACCGACCTCGCCCGCCCCGCCCACCACCACCCCACCGGCGTCTGCGGCGCGTCCCTGTATCTCTCCGCCGCCGCCGGCGCCCACCTGACCGGCGCCCCACCCGGCCCACCCACACCCGTACCCACGCTGCCCGACCTCGTCGTGATCGTCTACCACCACGGCCGACCCCCCATCCCACCGGCCGACCCGCCGCCCCGCCCGTGGCGGCTCGGCCCCTGGCAGCCCAGCTGGACCCCCACCGCGCACGCCGCCGCCGTCGACACCGTCCGCGCCGCCATCGGCCGCGGCGACGTCTACCAGGTCAACCTCGTCGGACACGCCACCGCACCACACACCGGCGACCCCCTGCCCGCCCTCACCCGCCTCGGCGCGCTGCCCGGCGCCCGCTACGGCGGCACCCTGCACGGCGACGGCTGGGCCATCGGCTGCGCCTCCCCGGAAACCCTCGTCGCCGTCCACGCCGGCCGCGCCGTCACCCGCCCCATCAAAGGCACCCGCCCCGCCACCGGCCAGGGCCACCGCGACCTGCTCGCCTCCGCGAAGGAACGCGCCGAACACATCATGATCGTCGACCTGGAACGCCACGACCTCGGCCGCATCGCCCGCACCGGCACCGTCCACGTCGACGAGCTGTTCACCGTCCGCCGCTGGTGCGACCTGTGGCAGGCCGAATCCAGCATCTCCGCCGCCGTCGCCGACGGCCTCGGCCTGGCCGACCTGCTACGCGCCGTCTGCCCCGGCGGCTCCGTCACCGGCGCCCCCAAAATCGCCGCCCTACGCCACATCGCCGCCGCCGAACCCGTCGGCCGGGGCGCCAGCATGGGCGCCCTCGGCTGGATCGGCGCCGGCCACCTCGACCTCGGCCTGACCATCCGCACCGCCGCCGCCGACCCCCACCGGCTGCACCTGTGGGCCGGCGGCGGCATCACCTGGGACAGCGACCCCACCGCCGAGGTCGCCGAAGCCGCCGCCAAAGCCGCCCCGCTACGCGCCGCCCTCACCGGCCACTGACCACCACCCCCTTCACCCCCCGGCGAACCCGTCCACCGCGGCTACCACCGCCTCGGCCATCCCCGGCCCACCCGAGCCGTGCCCGGCCGCCTCCACCACCACCAACCGCGCCTCCGGCCACGCCCGCGCCAACCGCCACGCCCCCTCCAACGGAGTGGACACGTCCCACCGGCCGTGCACCAGCACCCCCGCAATCCCCGCCAACCGCGACGCCCCCCGCAACAACTGCCCCTCGTCGAGAAAACACCCGTGCCGCCAGTAGTGCGTCACCAACCGCGCGAACACCATCCGGAACCCCGCGTCAGCGAACCGAGGATCCGGCCCCCGTCCCGGCACCGTCGCCACATGCGTGTCCTCCCACGCGCACCACCGCCGGGCCGCCCGCTCCCGCACCACCGGATCCGGATCCACCAGCAACCGCGCGTACGCGTCGGCCAGACAACCGTCCCGGTCCGCCACCGGCGCCCCCGCCCGAAACCGCGCCCACTGCTCCGGAAACACCCGCCCCATGTCCCGCAGGATCCACTCCACGTCCCGCCGCTCACCCAACGTCACACTGAACAACACCAGCTCCGACACCCGATCCGGATGCCGCTGCGCGTACGCCAACGCCAACGTGCTGCCCCACGACGCCCCCAACACCAACCACCGCCGCACCCCCAGGTGCTCCCGCAGCCGCTCCAGATCCGCCACCAGACGACCCGTCGTGTTCGTCGACAGATCCACCCCCGGATCCCCGGCGCCCGGCGTGGACCGCCCACACCCCCGCTGATCCAGGAACACGATCCGGTACCGGGCCGGATCGAAGAACCGCGCCCACCCCGGCGAACACCCCGACCCCGGACCACCATGCACCACCACCGCCGGCTTACCGTCCGGATTCCCACCCACCTGCCAGAACACCCGCTGACCGTCACCGACGTCGAGCATCCCCCCGGCATGCGCCCGCATCTGTGGATACACCACGACCCCCTCACCCGGTCCACCACGAACACGACCCACCACCATCACCCACCACCGGCCACCCCGGCCACCCCCTTTCCCCACCCACCCGACCGGCGTACGCCGTACGAACCGGCCGCTAGGGTGAACCACGATGACCACCGAGTACAGCGGCACCGGCGACCCCGCCCGCAGCCTCGCCCTGCTCTGGCGCACCCGCGAACGCCCCCACCGCAAAGGCCGCACCGACCTCACCGTCGACCGCATCGTCCACGCCGCCATCACCCTCGCCGACACCGACGGCCTGCCGGCCCTGTCCATGCGCCGCGTCGCCGAACACCTCGGCGTCGGCACCATGAGCCTCTACACCCACATCCCCGGCAAAGGCGAACTCCTCGACGTCATGCTCGACACCGTCCACGGCGAACCCGACCCCGAACCCACCCCACCCGACGCCGACTGGCGCGCCCGACTGGCCGCCATCGCCCGCAACGCCTGGGCCCGCTACCTACGCCACCCCTGGCTGCTGCAGGTCGCCACCACCCGCCCACCCCTGGGCCCCCACGTCATCGCCCGCTACGAACACGACCTACGCGCCGTCGACGGCCTCGGCCTCACCGACCTCGAAATGGACGCCGTCGTCACCCTCGTCCACGGCTACGTCCACGGCGCCGTCCGCGGCGCCGTCGAAGCCGCCCAGGCCGCCCGCCACACCGGCATGACCGACGACCAGTGGTGGCACGCCCACGCCCCCTACCTGGAAAAAGTCCTCGACGCCCGACGCTGGCCCACCGCCGCCCGCGTCGGCGCCGCCGCCGGCCAGGAATACGGCGCCGCCACCGACCCCACCCGCGCCTTCACCTTCGGCCTCGACCGTATCCTCGACGGCGTCACCACCCTCGTCGCCGCCCGCCGACCCACCCCGCCACCCAACGCCACCGACGACTAACCTGCCGCCATGACCATGCGCCCCATCCGGATCATCGGCGACCCCGTCCTGCGCACCCCCTGCCAACCGGTCACCCACTTCGACGACGCCCTACGCGCCCTGGTCACCGACCTGATGGACACCCTCCTCGGCGCCCCCGGCCGCGCCGGCGTCGCCGCCCCCCAGATCGGCGTCGACGCCCAGGTGTTCGTCTACGACGCCGACGGCCACCGCGGCCACCTGATCAACCCCACCCTCGAACTGTCCACCGAGCTCGACCACGACGACGAGGGCTGCCTGTCCATCCCCGGCCTGTACTTCCCGACCCCCCGCGCCCGCCACGCCACCGCCCACGGCTTCGACCAGCACGGCCAACCCCGCACCGTCACCGGCACCGGATTCCTCGCCCGCGCCCTGCAACACGAAACCGACCACCTCGCCGGCACCCTCTACGTCGACACCCTCCGCGGCGACACCCGCCGCCGCGCCCTGCGCGACATCCGCGCCGGCCGCTACGACTCACCCCGCCGCTGACCCACCCCACGCCGACAACGTCGTCTCCTCGTACCCGGCCACCACCGTGAACCCCAACCGCCCGTACAACCGCAACGCCACCGCGTTGTCCGCCCGCACGTTCAACACCACATGACCCACACTCGCCCGTAACCGCCCACACAGCCGCGCCAGCACCGCCGCCGCCAACCCCCGCCCCCGCCACCGCGGATGCGTCGCCACGTTCCCCACCGCCGCCACCCCGTACCCCGGCGACCACACGTGCACCCCCGCCACCGCCACCAGCTCCCCACCGCGCCGCAACCCCACGTACGGCCCCGCCGCCAACATCCCCGGATCGAACCAGTTACCCGGATACGCCACCGCGTACAACGCCACCAACTCCGGCAGATCCGCCACCGTCAACGCCACCCCCTCCGGCCGCACCCCCGCCAACCGGCCCGGATCCGTCAACGCCAACCTCCGGTGCGCCACCACCGGCCCCACCCGCACCACCCCACCCACCGCCGCCGCCACACCGGGGGACAGGTGCGCGTGCACCCGCGCCGGCAACACCGGCGCCGCCCCCACCAACACCTCCGCCAACGCGCCCACCCGCTCCGGCCGCGCCAACGCCACCACCGTCGCCGGAACCACCCCGTGGAACATCAACACCACCTCGTCCCCACCCCGCCACCACGTCGTGAACGGCCACCACACATCATCAAGATCACCCAACTGGTACGCGTGCAACACCGGATCCCGCCCCAACAAACCCGCCAACACCCCCCGGTCATGCTCCGCCCGCACCCCCACCACTCACCCCACCACCCACTGGTCGTAACCCAACCGCGCCACCAACGCGCACACCACCACCAACAACACCACCCGCACGAAACCCGCGCCCCGCCGCACCGCCATCCGCGCCCCCACCACCGCCCCCACCACGTTGCACACCGCCATCGCCAACCCCAACCACCACCACACGTGCCCACTCACCCCGAACACCACCAACGCCCCCAGATTCGTCCCCGCGTTCACCACCTTCGCCATCGCCGAACCCCGCACGAAATCCGCCCCCACCAACACCGTGAACGCCACCACCAGAAACGTCCCCGTACCCGGACCCACCAACCCGTCGTACAACGCGATCACCCCACCCGCCACCACCACCGCCACCACCACCCGCGCCCGGGTCCGCCGAC
The sequence above is a segment of the Micromonospora sp. WMMD882 genome. Coding sequences within it:
- a CDS encoding globin domain-containing protein; protein product: MDVARLKQSWHQVAAYGDQVPLYFYSALFLSHPETRQMFPTNMAGQRDRLVTALGHIVSHVDQVDRLTGFLGDLGADHRKFAVRPEHYPAVGEALLATLRHFLGDRWTDELARDWAGAYGLVSQVMIEAAQAAEQVHPPWWVAEIVGHERRTFDVAVLTVRPQYLLPFVAGQSIGVSHPAVRAWRYYSPANAPRPDGTLELHVRAAPGGVVSSRLVYGCAVGDHIHLAAPVGERLTLWPAGGADLLLLAAGTGWAPVRALVEQVAAEGARRRVDLYVGARSRTEFYDTEMIDKLAATYPWLTVTYVVGVDPRRPGEVVQVVDRALADGDWRSRHVYVCGSDEMVGRAAQTLAAAGYHAGQVHHEGLGRHWYGPAWRTAVDASPAGDESGGAR
- a CDS encoding group 1 truncated hemoglobin gives rise to the protein MTVTEQTSPSHYERIGGAASVKTAVDLFYDRVLADPELAGYFSGVDMARQRRHLALMLTVVLGGPNEYAGRGLAEAHQPLGITVAHYQRVGAHLVDTLTQLGVPADVLDHVGVVLAQVQDQVVAAGNRPGV
- a CDS encoding chorismate-binding protein, with translation MRQHEPVGVETLPQRLIDAPAAPTHCRPHLVERARLQWHTTDGGDPARLAQDFLTAHGLPVTDLARPAHHHPTGVCGASLYLSAAAGAHLTGAPPGPPTPVPTLPDLVVIVYHHGRPPIPPADPPPRPWRLGPWQPSWTPTAHAAAVDTVRAAIGRGDVYQVNLVGHATAPHTGDPLPALTRLGALPGARYGGTLHGDGWAIGCASPETLVAVHAGRAVTRPIKGTRPATGQGHRDLLASAKERAEHIMIVDLERHDLGRIARTGTVHVDELFTVRRWCDLWQAESSISAAVADGLGLADLLRAVCPGGSVTGAPKIAALRHIAAAEPVGRGASMGALGWIGAGHLDLGLTIRTAAADPHRLHLWAGGGITWDSDPTAEVAEAAAKAAPLRAALTGH
- the def gene encoding peptide deformylase, whose protein sequence is MTMRPIRIIGDPVLRTPCQPVTHFDDALRALVTDLMDTLLGAPGRAGVAAPQIGVDAQVFVYDADGHRGHLINPTLELSTELDHDDEGCLSIPGLYFPTPRARHATAHGFDQHGQPRTVTGTGFLARALQHETDHLAGTLYVDTLRGDTRRRALRDIRAGRYDSPRR
- the gcvP gene encoding aminomethyl-transferring glycine dehydrogenase gives rise to the protein MTAAPFAARHIGPDPDSERRMLEAVGYGSVEELMDAAIPEVIRWHGGLDLPAAATEQEAVAELRALAARNTVAVSMIGLGYHGTHTPAVIRRNVLENPAWYTAYTPYQPEISQGRLEALLNFQTMVTDLTGLATANASMLDEATAAAEAMTLARRAARATSNVYVVDADTLPQTLAVIVGRAEPLGIDVRVLDVDVDDLPEQFFGLHLQYPGAGGAVRDHARLVEAAHAVGALVTVAADLLALTLLRPPGEIGADVAAGTTQRFGVPMGFGGPHAGYLAVRAGLERMLPGRLVGVSRDAAGDPAYRLALQTREQHIRREKATSNICTAQVLLAVMAGMYAVYHGPDGLREIARRTHAMAARLAAGLRAGGVDVAHVAFFDTVTAWAPGRAAAVVAAAGERGVNLRLVDADRVGVSCDETTTEAHLGAVWAAFGVDAPPAGQQPPDALPAGLVRDSDFLTHPVFHRHRSETAMLRYLRRLADADYALDRGMIPLGSCTMKLNATTEMEPVSWPEFAHLHPFAPAEQTAGYRELIAQLERWLAEVTGYDAVSVQPNAGSQGELAGLLAIRSYHRSRGQGHRDVCLIPSSAHGTNAASAVMAGMRVVVVGCDADGDVDLADLDAKIDQHRADLAAIMVTYPSTHGVYESGIAGLCARVHDAGGQVYVDGANLNALVGYAKPGRFGADVSHLNLHKTFCIPHGGGGPGVGPVAVRAHLAPFLPGDSLAGPDRDRPAVSAARYGSAGILPIPWAYLRMMGADGLTRATGTAVLAANYVAARLRAHYPVLYAGNKGLVAHECVLDLRPLTKATGVSVDDVAKRLVDYGFHAPTMSFPVAGTLMVEPTESEDLAELDRFCAAMIAIRAEIDKVASGQWPAGDNPLRNAPHTAAMVSADEWPHPYPRSVGGYPDGVDRAGKYWPPVRRVDGAYGDRNLVCACPPPEAFAG
- a CDS encoding cell division protein DivIVA, with product MSATPMSGYDGVQVTPQVRMTADRVRRWEFSSASFTRRGYDHQDVDRFRMQVADELDLLAAQLATLRAENERLTDRVELHRHGVIPNAGPAAPAAKEVNLLSAAQREAEQIIAQAHDYARRVAEYARMQYDSYLQAAAEEARQEAERAVQDYRRAAGPQFDDSVATREALRIYGEMMIAHMQSAARQLDDGSDHLARTMQRLAAGQAPPGGQPPAVGHGGPPGGQQPAALPRQYHPQR
- a CDS encoding TetR/AcrR family transcriptional regulator, which gives rise to MTTEYSGTGDPARSLALLWRTRERPHRKGRTDLTVDRIVHAAITLADTDGLPALSMRRVAEHLGVGTMSLYTHIPGKGELLDVMLDTVHGEPDPEPTPPDADWRARLAAIARNAWARYLRHPWLLQVATTRPPLGPHVIARYEHDLRAVDGLGLTDLEMDAVVTLVHGYVHGAVRGAVEAAQAARHTGMTDDQWWHAHAPYLEKVLDARRWPTAARVGAAAGQEYGAATDPTRAFTFGLDRILDGVTTLVAARRPTPPPNATDD
- a CDS encoding DUF5999 family protein; this translates as MCQHQPTCPSAEATDREAARVLACFPEQGWSLLCNGVIVFEDTGELLPDGRTIAPHRGPARHVLVA
- a CDS encoding NAD-dependent protein deacetylase gives rise to the protein MTEQVDALAALVAGGQVVVLSGAGLSTESGIPDYRGPSGVARRHAPMTYQTFTGDPSARRRYWARSHLGWRLVARAAPNDGHRAVARLQRAGLVDSVITQNVDGLHTAAGSPRVVELHGRLDEVVCLGCGARGGREELDGRLRRANPGFDATVTAVNPDGDVDLTDDEVARFRPVDCASCGTGMLKPDVVFFGESVPATRVARCFDLVGSARLLLVLGSSLTVMSGRRFVTYAARRGIPVVIVNQGVTRGDGYATFTVDAPLGRLLPALADRVTAAGALTAP
- a CDS encoding GNAT family N-acetyltransferase, yielding MRAEHDRGVLAGLLGRDPVLHAYQLGDLDDVWWPFTTWWRGGDEVVLMFHGVVPATVVALARPERVGALAEVLVGAAPVLPARVHAHLSPGVAAAVGGVVRVGPVVAHRRLALTDPGRLAGVRPEGVALTVADLPELVALYAVAYPGNWFDPGMLAAGPYVGLRRGGELVAVAGVHVWSPGYGVAAVGNVATHPRWRGRGLAAAVLARLCGRLRASVGHVVLNVRADNAVALRLYGRLGFTVVAGYEETTLSAWGGSAAG
- the pip gene encoding prolyl aminopeptidase, with the protein product MVVGRVRGGPGEGVVVYPQMRAHAGGMLDVGDGQRVFWQVGGNPDGKPAVVVHGGPGSGCSPGWARFFDPARYRIVFLDQRGCGRSTPGAGDPGVDLSTNTTGRLVADLERLREHLGVRRWLVLGASWGSTLALAYAQRHPDRVSELVLFSVTLGERRDVEWILRDMGRVFPEQWARFRAGAPVADRDGCLADAYARLLVDPDPVVRERAARRWCAWEDTHVATVPGRGPDPRFADAGFRMVFARLVTHYWRHGCFLDEGQLLRGASRLAGIAGVLVHGRWDVSTPLEGAWRLARAWPEARLVVVEAAGHGSGGPGMAEAVVAAVDGFAGG